The following are encoded in a window of Paenibacillus polymyxa genomic DNA:
- a CDS encoding thioesterase II family protein encodes MTTRSQSWFAKTEVQPTAKLQLFCFPYAGGGAYIFNSWKSRFAPDITVLPIQLPGRESRSTEAPMDTLQDIVQSLVPAMAPYMHKPFAFFGHSMGALIAFETARQLYSKTGKLPVHIIISGKSAPHLPYSKKRLHDLADDSFTEELRLMQGTPEEVLQNAELMQIIMPRLRADFKVCETYVYQPGNPLVCPMTVLGGIKDFEVSTDSLHAWQQHTTSPMDVRMFEGNHFFIHEQEQEVISAVKNILSTSSPMGHAAAAHTAYNTSTLQPRFRQS; translated from the coding sequence ATGACGACTCGATCGCAATCTTGGTTCGCGAAAACAGAGGTCCAACCGACTGCGAAGCTCCAACTATTTTGTTTCCCCTACGCCGGTGGTGGTGCTTACATATTTAACTCTTGGAAGTCTAGGTTTGCGCCTGACATTACCGTGTTGCCTATACAACTTCCAGGACGTGAAAGCCGTTCAACAGAAGCTCCAATGGATACTCTTCAAGACATCGTTCAATCGTTGGTTCCCGCAATGGCTCCATACATGCATAAGCCGTTCGCTTTTTTTGGGCACAGTATGGGGGCACTGATTGCATTTGAAACAGCACGACAGTTGTACAGCAAAACTGGAAAGCTACCTGTGCATATCATCATATCTGGTAAATCCGCACCACATCTTCCATACTCCAAAAAACGACTCCATGATTTAGCAGACGATTCTTTCACGGAAGAGCTTCGTTTAATGCAGGGAACTCCTGAAGAGGTGCTGCAAAATGCAGAATTGATGCAAATTATTATGCCTCGTCTGCGTGCAGATTTTAAGGTATGTGAAACTTATGTTTATCAGCCGGGAAATCCACTGGTATGCCCGATGACCGTTTTAGGCGGAATAAAGGATTTTGAGGTTAGCACAGATTCACTCCATGCCTGGCAACAACATACGACATCACCTATGGATGTTCGGATGTTCGAAGGTAATCACTTTTTCATCCATGAACAAGAACAAGAGGTTATAAGCGCAGTCAAGAACATTCTTTCTACATCCTCGCCGATGGGCCACGCGGCGGCAGCTCATACAGCTTACAACACAAGCACCCTACAACCACGATTCAGACAGAGTTGA
- a CDS encoding ABC transporter ATP-binding protein encodes MFRLNSAFRRLARYVRPYNLWVFITVIASLCLAAIDIVLGKAIEQMAQGTFSSTQNMIYLVVGMTLIGMPCKFVMRYASARFSVSALRDLRGDLVHKFCDLPVSSVERKFTGDLVSRLTNNTAVLQNFFIQQFANLFYLPLVFTASLILLLLTSWKLILASLALMPIGMIITSLMSKPIEKYSSDLQEKIAHLNAVGQDAIGGIPIVKAFNMQAVLLKKYMVIMEEVVKRGLRLEKRYAAITPVGVMMLATPIILVIVYGGYLIQHGELNAGGIVLFLYLISFILQPIAMLPTIISQMKEAGGAAKHLFEVLDWQNERQDGEITLIDQKRENEVPHLKDDANGKANRMSEGGAESDDDFDSVAVVSFEHLTFGYDEGNTVLKDISFQAGQGDMVAIVGASGGGKSTIFKLLCGFNEPGEHAGTIQLFGKSLTDWNLTSLRSHISMVSQEPSLFPATIAENIGYGRLEATREEIVEAAKAAHAHDFIVQLPEGYETLLSERGGGLSGGQKQRISIARALLKNAPLLLLDEPTSALDSQSEAQVQNAMNAVMQNRTVLVIAHRLSTVRQANRIIVLDQGSIVESGSHEELLGRDGVYRKLYLKNFEEEQHTAENGNSLPEERGERRDLQAGVL; translated from the coding sequence TTGTTTCGATTAAATTCTGCTTTTCGGAGACTCGCACGTTATGTAAGGCCGTATAATCTATGGGTTTTCATAACGGTGATCGCCTCCTTGTGTTTGGCAGCTATTGACATTGTTTTGGGTAAGGCCATTGAGCAAATGGCACAGGGGACATTCTCCTCTACCCAGAACATGATCTATCTGGTTGTTGGTATGACGCTAATTGGAATGCCCTGTAAGTTTGTGATGAGGTACGCTTCAGCGCGATTTAGTGTTAGTGCTCTGCGCGACTTGAGAGGCGATCTCGTACATAAGTTTTGCGATTTACCGGTTTCCAGCGTGGAAAGGAAATTTACCGGAGATTTGGTATCCCGTCTAACCAATAATACGGCAGTATTACAGAACTTTTTTATCCAGCAGTTTGCCAATCTGTTTTATTTACCGCTTGTGTTTACGGCATCACTCATATTGCTTTTACTGACAAGCTGGAAACTGATATTGGCAAGTCTTGCGCTCATGCCAATAGGAATGATCATAACATCACTAATGAGCAAGCCGATTGAAAAATATTCCTCGGATCTTCAGGAGAAAATTGCTCATTTGAACGCTGTGGGGCAAGATGCAATCGGAGGAATCCCTATCGTCAAGGCATTCAATATGCAGGCTGTGCTGTTGAAGAAGTATATGGTGATTATGGAGGAGGTCGTCAAGCGCGGCTTACGGCTAGAAAAGCGCTATGCAGCCATTACTCCGGTAGGTGTGATGATGCTAGCAACACCGATTATTTTGGTCATTGTATACGGAGGATACCTGATACAACATGGAGAGCTGAATGCTGGAGGCATTGTACTTTTTTTATACCTGATTTCGTTCATATTGCAGCCGATTGCCATGCTGCCGACAATCATTTCGCAAATGAAGGAAGCGGGTGGAGCCGCAAAGCATTTGTTTGAGGTACTGGATTGGCAGAATGAACGTCAGGATGGCGAAATAACCTTGATAGATCAGAAGCGAGAGAATGAGGTGCCTCATTTGAAAGACGATGCAAATGGGAAAGCCAACCGAATGAGTGAAGGCGGAGCAGAAAGTGATGATGACTTTGATAGTGTTGCTGTAGTCAGCTTTGAGCATTTGACCTTTGGCTACGATGAAGGGAACACAGTGCTGAAGGATATCAGCTTCCAGGCAGGGCAAGGGGATATGGTGGCGATTGTCGGTGCCAGCGGTGGAGGTAAAAGCACGATTTTCAAGCTGCTTTGCGGATTTAATGAACCTGGAGAGCATGCTGGAACCATTCAACTATTTGGAAAGAGTTTGACAGATTGGAATTTAACAAGCCTGCGCAGTCATATTTCGATGGTATCTCAGGAGCCGTCGCTTTTTCCGGCCACCATTGCAGAAAATATCGGATATGGACGTTTGGAGGCGACTCGGGAAGAAATTGTCGAGGCGGCGAAAGCGGCACATGCGCATGATTTTATTGTTCAACTTCCCGAGGGCTATGAAACCCTGTTGAGCGAGCGGGGAGGCGGATTGTCTGGCGGTCAAAAACAGCGTATTTCCATAGCAAGAGCATTACTGAAAAATGCTCCGCTGCTTCTATTGGACGAGCCGACTTCAGCACTCGATAGTCAGTCGGAGGCTCAGGTGCAGAATGCGATGAATGCGGTAATGCAAAACCGGACGGTACTGGTCATTGCTCATCGACTGTCAACCGTACGTCAGGCGAACCGCATTATTGTACTCGATCAGGGGAGCATTGTGGAATCGGGTTCTCATGAGGAATTACTAGGTCGTGATGGTGTGTATCGAAAGCTGTATTTGAAAAATTTTGAAGAAGAACAGCATACGGCGGAAAACGGTAATTCGTTGCCTGAGGAAAGGGGTGAGCGTCGTGACCTTCAAGCAGGGGTTTTATGA